One region of Sylvia atricapilla isolate bSylAtr1 chromosome Z, bSylAtr1.pri, whole genome shotgun sequence genomic DNA includes:
- the STOML2 gene encoding stomatin-like protein 2, mitochondrial isoform X3, which translates to MLSRAGIRARPGLGLLQHSQQLKRVARLAPAPCRWNSGLPMNIGVLFVPQQEAWVVERMGKFHRILEPGLNFLIPLLDRIRYVQSLKEIVINVPEQSAVTLDNVTLQIDGVLYLRVMDPYKERESLNASIVDAINQASDCWGIRCLRYEIKDIHVPPRVKESMQMQVEAERRKRATVLESEGTRESAINVAEGQKQAQILASEAEKAEQINKAAGEANAMLVKARAKAEAIQLLAAALSQQHGNAAASLSVAEQYVNAFSKIAKDSNTVLLPANTGDVTNMVAQALGIYTALTKPQAVKTQDEMPPAHEDSHSPATEVLKAEQGSSS; encoded by the exons ATGCTGTCGCGGGCGGGGAtccgggcccggcccggcctcgggctgctgcag cactcccagcaGCTGAAGCGTGTGGCACGGCTGGCCCCAGCTCCGTGCCGCTGGAACTCCGGGCTGCCCATGAACATCGGGGTGCTCTTTGTGCCCCAGCAGGAGGCCTGGGTGGTGGAGAGGATGGGCAAGTTCCACCGAATCCTCGAGCCT GGTTTGAACTTCCTCATCCCTCTCTTGGATCGGATTCGTTACGTCCAGAGTCTCAAAGAAATCGTCATTAATGTCCCAGAGCAGTCAGCTGTCACACTGG ATAATGTCACCCTGCAGATTGATGGTGTGCTCTACTTGCGGGTTATGGACCCCTACAAG gAGCGGGAGTCCCTCAATGCCAGCATCGTGGATGCCATCAACCAGGCTTCAGACTGCTGGGGCATCCGGTGTCTGCGCTATGAGATCAAGGACATCCATGTGCCCCCACGTGTGAAGGAATCCATGCAGATGCAG GTGGAGGCAGAGCGACGGAAGCGGGCAACAGTGCTGGAGTCAGAGGGGACGAGGGAGTCAGCTATCAACGTGGCTGAAGGCCAGAAGCAGGCCCAGATCTTGGCATCTGAAGCTGAGAAGGCCGAACAAATCAACAAAGCTGCTG GAGAAGCCAATGCCATGCTGGTCAAGGCCAGGGCCAAGGCAGAGGCaattcagctgctggcagctgctctgtcacagCAG catggcaatgctgctgcctccctgtcTGTGGCAGAGCAGTACGTGAACGCTTTCTCCAAGATTGCCAAAGACTCCAACACCGTTCTGCTGCCCGCCAACACCGGCGATGTCACCAACATGGTCGCACAG GCCCTGGGGATTTACACCGCACTGACCAAGCCACAAGCTGTGAAGACCCAAGATGAGATGCCCCCAGCCCACGAGGACTCCCACTCTCCTGCCACAGAGGTGCTGAAGGCAGaacagggcagctccagctaA
- the ATOSB gene encoding atos homolog protein B isoform X1 encodes MRHIHTETSLTPERSTDPSLSRPSGETPLEPSSECCTHRSILMGYNETEIKRQKVYQVSIFSHLSSSSESTEQRAGTRTAVKRGYPEQRTLEGGRDPKRTHWGDRGLDGSPGQASLDDDDTFEDGLLVEELSLCGSAQHFSHSGLRVVEHRCEGSPSHSPKASREDKSQDVSSSASSSSSSSSSSSSSSSSSSSSSSSSSSSSSSSSSSSSSSSSSSSSSSSSSSSSSSSSSSSSFSSPWPQHIACSTLHMRDSCPVSSGDQPIDYGENGELASGHNVVHLELHSIAQTTQLDPGGKREKPGSSPAHTSRASGEVEGPAVANGCRESPVLQTALSPEPSNLSSQEVTPCGSSQLSSTCPAKRKLLPAGEVMADSCSEDESLSPPAKKKRVLPCHPVPTACRSTDAKGAPFWNHLLPTAKSSSDCTAVGRRLKSGLRLKSRHLRTSLRRGTRSPAAPWATTTVSHALRGNFEESILKGCFAPSGRIEGFTAEIGASGSYCPQHVTLPVDVTYFDISEHSAPSPFLGVIDLEALGKKGYSVPKAGTIQVTLFNPNKTVVKMFLVTYDFQDMPANHMTFLRHRIFLVPVGEEEGSTVAPSDPLGTSPPRRVLCYLMHLRFHSSKSGKIYLHDDIRLLFSRKSIEVDSGIPYELKSFTEMPRNPCYSPRA; translated from the exons ATGCGGCACATCCACACAGAGACGTCTCTGACCCCAGAGCGCAGCACAGACCCCAGCCTGTCCCGGCCCAGTGGGGAGACACCCTTGGAGCCTTCCTCAGAGTGCTGCACGCACCGCAGCATCCTCATGGGCTACAATGAGACAGAGATCAAGCGCCAGAAGGTTTACCAGGTGTCCATCTTCTCCcatctctccagctcctctgagaGCACGGAGCAGCGGGCAGGCACCCGGACCGCTGTCAAGAGGGGATACCCTGAGCAGAGAACTCTGGAGGGGGGGCGAGATCCCAAACGAACTCACTGGGGTGACAGGGGCCTGGAtgggagccctgggcaggcttCTCTGGATGATGACGATACTTTCGAAGATGGTCTGCTGGTGGAGGAGCTCTCCCTTTGTGGCTCTGCCCAACACTTCTCCCATAGTGGGTTGCGGGTAGTGGAGCACCGTTGTGAGGGCAGCCCTAGCCACAGCCCCAAGGCAAGCAGAGAGGACAAGTCACAGGATGTCTCCtcctccgcctcctcctcctcctcctcctcctcctcctcctcttcctcctcttcctcctcttcctcctcttcctcctcttcctcctcttcctcctcttcctcctcctcctcctcttcctcctcctcttcctcctcctcttcctcctcctcttcctcctcctcttcctcctcctcttcctcctcctcttccttctcatcCCCCTGGCCCCAGCATATTGCTTGCAGTACTTTGCACATGAGAGACAGTTGCCCTGTCTCATCAGGGGATCAGCCGATAGACTATGGAGAGAATGGGGAGCTGGCAAGTGGCCACAATGTAGTTCACCTTGAATTGCACAGTATTGCACAAACAACCCAGCTGGACCCTggtgggaaaagagagaagccAGGGAGCAGCCCAGCTCACACCAGCAGAGCTAGCGGAGAAGTGGAAGGGCCAGCGGTGGCCAATGGGTGCAGGGAGTCCCCAGTTCTGCAGACAGCactcagccctgagcccagcaacCTGAGCTCGCAGGAGGTGACACcctgtgggagcagccagctTAGCAGCACCTGCCCAGCCAAAAGGAAGTTGCTGCCTGCTGGTGAGGTTATGGCTGACTCCTGCTCTGAGGATGAGAGCCTGTCCCCACCAGCAAAGAAGAAGAGGGTCCTGCCATGTCATCCTGTGCCCACAGCCTGCCGCAGCACTGATGCCAAGGGAGCTCCATTCTGGAATCACCTGCTTCCTACAGCCAAG AGCTCTTCAGATTGCACTGCAGTTGGGAGGAGGCTGAAGAGTGGGCTGCGCCTGAAATC GCGACATCTCCGGACCAGCCTCCGGAGGGGCACCAGGTCTCCCGCAGCACCCTGGGCCACCACCACTGTCAGCCATGCTCTGCGGGGCAACTTTGAG gAGTCCATCTTGAAGGGGTGCTTTGCACCATCGGGGAGGATCGAAGGTTTCACAGCAGAGATCGGTGCCAGTGGCTCCTACTGTCCCCAGCATGTCACCCTGCCTGTTGATGTCACCTACTTCGACATCTCTGAACACAGTGCACCTTCGCCTTTCCTG GGAGTGATTGACTTGGAGGCCTTGGGAAAGAAGGGTTACAGTGTCCCCAAAGCTGGAACCATCCAAGTG ACCTTATTTAACCCCAACAAGACTGTGGTGAAGATGTTTTTGGTGACATACGACTTCCAGGACATGCCAGCCAACCACATGACCTTCCTACGCCATCGCATCTTCCTGGTACCcgtgggggaggaggaggggtcCACAGTGGCCCCTAGTGACCCACTGGGCACCAGCCCACCCCGCAGGGTCCTCTGCTATCTGATGCATCTAAG GTTTCACAGCTCCAAGTCGGGGAAGATCTACCTTCATGACGACATTCGGCTGCTTTTCTCACGCAAGTCGATCGAGGTGGATTCGGGGATCCCCTACGAACTGAAATCCTTCACAGAGATGCCGCGGAACCCCTGCTACTCACCTCGGGCCTGA
- the STOML2 gene encoding stomatin-like protein 2, mitochondrial isoform X2: MAVKEVATARFLKHSQQLKRVARLAPAPCRWNSGLPMNIGVLFVPQQEAWVVERMGKFHRILEPGLNFLIPLLDRIRYVQSLKEIVINVPEQSAVTLDNVTLQIDGVLYLRVMDPYKASYGVEDPEYAVTQLAQTTMRSELGKLSLDRVFRERESLNASIVDAINQASDCWGIRCLRYEIKDIHVPPRVKESMQMQVEAERRKRATVLESEGTRESAINVAEGQKQAQILASEAEKAEQINKAAGEANAMLVKARAKAEAIQLLAAALSQQHGNAAASLSVAEQYVNAFSKIAKDSNTVLLPANTGDVTNMVAQALGIYTALTKPQAVKTQDEMPPAHEDSHSPATEVLKAEQGSSS; this comes from the exons ATGGCTGTCAAAGAAGTGGCCACTGCCAGGTTCCTGAAG cactcccagcaGCTGAAGCGTGTGGCACGGCTGGCCCCAGCTCCGTGCCGCTGGAACTCCGGGCTGCCCATGAACATCGGGGTGCTCTTTGTGCCCCAGCAGGAGGCCTGGGTGGTGGAGAGGATGGGCAAGTTCCACCGAATCCTCGAGCCT GGTTTGAACTTCCTCATCCCTCTCTTGGATCGGATTCGTTACGTCCAGAGTCTCAAAGAAATCGTCATTAATGTCCCAGAGCAGTCAGCTGTCACACTGG ATAATGTCACCCTGCAGATTGATGGTGTGCTCTACTTGCGGGTTATGGACCCCTACAAG GCGAGCTATGGGGTGGAAGATCCTGAGTATGCAGTGACCCAGCTGGCCCAGACCACCATGAGATCTGAACTTGGCAAACTTTCCCTCGACAGAGTCTTCCGG gAGCGGGAGTCCCTCAATGCCAGCATCGTGGATGCCATCAACCAGGCTTCAGACTGCTGGGGCATCCGGTGTCTGCGCTATGAGATCAAGGACATCCATGTGCCCCCACGTGTGAAGGAATCCATGCAGATGCAG GTGGAGGCAGAGCGACGGAAGCGGGCAACAGTGCTGGAGTCAGAGGGGACGAGGGAGTCAGCTATCAACGTGGCTGAAGGCCAGAAGCAGGCCCAGATCTTGGCATCTGAAGCTGAGAAGGCCGAACAAATCAACAAAGCTGCTG GAGAAGCCAATGCCATGCTGGTCAAGGCCAGGGCCAAGGCAGAGGCaattcagctgctggcagctgctctgtcacagCAG catggcaatgctgctgcctccctgtcTGTGGCAGAGCAGTACGTGAACGCTTTCTCCAAGATTGCCAAAGACTCCAACACCGTTCTGCTGCCCGCCAACACCGGCGATGTCACCAACATGGTCGCACAG GCCCTGGGGATTTACACCGCACTGACCAAGCCACAAGCTGTGAAGACCCAAGATGAGATGCCCCCAGCCCACGAGGACTCCCACTCTCCTGCCACAGAGGTGCTGAAGGCAGaacagggcagctccagctaA
- the ATOSB gene encoding atos homolog protein B isoform X2 produces the protein MRHIHTETSLTPERSTDPSLSRPSGETPLEPSSECCTHRSILMGYNETEIKRQKVYQVSIFSHLSSSSESTEQRAGTRTAVKRGYPEQRTLEGGRDPKRTHWGDRGLDGSPGQASLDDDDTFEDGLLVEELSLCGSAQHFSHSGLRVVEHRCEGSPSHSPKASREDKSQDVSSSASSSSSSSSSSSSSSSSSSSSSSSSSSSSSSSSSSSSSSSSSSSSSSSSSSSSSSSSSSSSFSSPWPQHIACSTLHMRDSCPVSSGDQPIDYGENGELASGHNVVHLELHSIAQTTQLDPGGKREKPGSSPAHTSRASGEVEGPAVANGCRESPVLQTALSPEPSNLSSQEVTPCGSSQLSSTCPAKRKLLPAGEVMADSCSEDESLSPPAKKKRVLPCHPVPTACRSTDAKGAPFWNHLLPTAKSSSDCTAVGRRLKSGLRLKSRHLRTSLRRGTRSPAAPWATTTVSHALRGNFEGVIDLEALGKKGYSVPKAGTIQVTLFNPNKTVVKMFLVTYDFQDMPANHMTFLRHRIFLVPVGEEEGSTVAPSDPLGTSPPRRVLCYLMHLRFHSSKSGKIYLHDDIRLLFSRKSIEVDSGIPYELKSFTEMPRNPCYSPRA, from the exons ATGCGGCACATCCACACAGAGACGTCTCTGACCCCAGAGCGCAGCACAGACCCCAGCCTGTCCCGGCCCAGTGGGGAGACACCCTTGGAGCCTTCCTCAGAGTGCTGCACGCACCGCAGCATCCTCATGGGCTACAATGAGACAGAGATCAAGCGCCAGAAGGTTTACCAGGTGTCCATCTTCTCCcatctctccagctcctctgagaGCACGGAGCAGCGGGCAGGCACCCGGACCGCTGTCAAGAGGGGATACCCTGAGCAGAGAACTCTGGAGGGGGGGCGAGATCCCAAACGAACTCACTGGGGTGACAGGGGCCTGGAtgggagccctgggcaggcttCTCTGGATGATGACGATACTTTCGAAGATGGTCTGCTGGTGGAGGAGCTCTCCCTTTGTGGCTCTGCCCAACACTTCTCCCATAGTGGGTTGCGGGTAGTGGAGCACCGTTGTGAGGGCAGCCCTAGCCACAGCCCCAAGGCAAGCAGAGAGGACAAGTCACAGGATGTCTCCtcctccgcctcctcctcctcctcctcctcctcctcctcctcttcctcctcttcctcctcttcctcctcttcctcctcttcctcctcttcctcctcttcctcctcctcctcctcttcctcctcctcttcctcctcctcttcctcctcctcttcctcctcctcttcctcctcctcttcctcctcctcttccttctcatcCCCCTGGCCCCAGCATATTGCTTGCAGTACTTTGCACATGAGAGACAGTTGCCCTGTCTCATCAGGGGATCAGCCGATAGACTATGGAGAGAATGGGGAGCTGGCAAGTGGCCACAATGTAGTTCACCTTGAATTGCACAGTATTGCACAAACAACCCAGCTGGACCCTggtgggaaaagagagaagccAGGGAGCAGCCCAGCTCACACCAGCAGAGCTAGCGGAGAAGTGGAAGGGCCAGCGGTGGCCAATGGGTGCAGGGAGTCCCCAGTTCTGCAGACAGCactcagccctgagcccagcaacCTGAGCTCGCAGGAGGTGACACcctgtgggagcagccagctTAGCAGCACCTGCCCAGCCAAAAGGAAGTTGCTGCCTGCTGGTGAGGTTATGGCTGACTCCTGCTCTGAGGATGAGAGCCTGTCCCCACCAGCAAAGAAGAAGAGGGTCCTGCCATGTCATCCTGTGCCCACAGCCTGCCGCAGCACTGATGCCAAGGGAGCTCCATTCTGGAATCACCTGCTTCCTACAGCCAAG AGCTCTTCAGATTGCACTGCAGTTGGGAGGAGGCTGAAGAGTGGGCTGCGCCTGAAATC GCGACATCTCCGGACCAGCCTCCGGAGGGGCACCAGGTCTCCCGCAGCACCCTGGGCCACCACCACTGTCAGCCATGCTCTGCGGGGCAACTTTGAG GGAGTGATTGACTTGGAGGCCTTGGGAAAGAAGGGTTACAGTGTCCCCAAAGCTGGAACCATCCAAGTG ACCTTATTTAACCCCAACAAGACTGTGGTGAAGATGTTTTTGGTGACATACGACTTCCAGGACATGCCAGCCAACCACATGACCTTCCTACGCCATCGCATCTTCCTGGTACCcgtgggggaggaggaggggtcCACAGTGGCCCCTAGTGACCCACTGGGCACCAGCCCACCCCGCAGGGTCCTCTGCTATCTGATGCATCTAAG GTTTCACAGCTCCAAGTCGGGGAAGATCTACCTTCATGACGACATTCGGCTGCTTTTCTCACGCAAGTCGATCGAGGTGGATTCGGGGATCCCCTACGAACTGAAATCCTTCACAGAGATGCCGCGGAACCCCTGCTACTCACCTCGGGCCTGA
- the STOML2 gene encoding stomatin-like protein 2, mitochondrial isoform X1: MLSRAGIRARPGLGLLQHSQQLKRVARLAPAPCRWNSGLPMNIGVLFVPQQEAWVVERMGKFHRILEPGLNFLIPLLDRIRYVQSLKEIVINVPEQSAVTLDNVTLQIDGVLYLRVMDPYKASYGVEDPEYAVTQLAQTTMRSELGKLSLDRVFRERESLNASIVDAINQASDCWGIRCLRYEIKDIHVPPRVKESMQMQVEAERRKRATVLESEGTRESAINVAEGQKQAQILASEAEKAEQINKAAGEANAMLVKARAKAEAIQLLAAALSQQHGNAAASLSVAEQYVNAFSKIAKDSNTVLLPANTGDVTNMVAQALGIYTALTKPQAVKTQDEMPPAHEDSHSPATEVLKAEQGSSS, from the exons ATGCTGTCGCGGGCGGGGAtccgggcccggcccggcctcgggctgctgcag cactcccagcaGCTGAAGCGTGTGGCACGGCTGGCCCCAGCTCCGTGCCGCTGGAACTCCGGGCTGCCCATGAACATCGGGGTGCTCTTTGTGCCCCAGCAGGAGGCCTGGGTGGTGGAGAGGATGGGCAAGTTCCACCGAATCCTCGAGCCT GGTTTGAACTTCCTCATCCCTCTCTTGGATCGGATTCGTTACGTCCAGAGTCTCAAAGAAATCGTCATTAATGTCCCAGAGCAGTCAGCTGTCACACTGG ATAATGTCACCCTGCAGATTGATGGTGTGCTCTACTTGCGGGTTATGGACCCCTACAAG GCGAGCTATGGGGTGGAAGATCCTGAGTATGCAGTGACCCAGCTGGCCCAGACCACCATGAGATCTGAACTTGGCAAACTTTCCCTCGACAGAGTCTTCCGG gAGCGGGAGTCCCTCAATGCCAGCATCGTGGATGCCATCAACCAGGCTTCAGACTGCTGGGGCATCCGGTGTCTGCGCTATGAGATCAAGGACATCCATGTGCCCCCACGTGTGAAGGAATCCATGCAGATGCAG GTGGAGGCAGAGCGACGGAAGCGGGCAACAGTGCTGGAGTCAGAGGGGACGAGGGAGTCAGCTATCAACGTGGCTGAAGGCCAGAAGCAGGCCCAGATCTTGGCATCTGAAGCTGAGAAGGCCGAACAAATCAACAAAGCTGCTG GAGAAGCCAATGCCATGCTGGTCAAGGCCAGGGCCAAGGCAGAGGCaattcagctgctggcagctgctctgtcacagCAG catggcaatgctgctgcctccctgtcTGTGGCAGAGCAGTACGTGAACGCTTTCTCCAAGATTGCCAAAGACTCCAACACCGTTCTGCTGCCCGCCAACACCGGCGATGTCACCAACATGGTCGCACAG GCCCTGGGGATTTACACCGCACTGACCAAGCCACAAGCTGTGAAGACCCAAGATGAGATGCCCCCAGCCCACGAGGACTCCCACTCTCCTGCCACAGAGGTGCTGAAGGCAGaacagggcagctccagctaA
- the ATOSB gene encoding atos homolog protein B isoform X3: MRHIHTETSLTPERSTDPSLSRPSGETPLEPSSECCTHRSILMGYNETEIKRQKVYQVSIFSHLSSSSESTEQRAGTRTAVKRGYPEQRTLEGGRDPKRTHWGDRGLDGSPGQASLDDDDTFEDGLLVEELSLCGSAQHFSHSGLRVVEHRCEGSPSHSPKASREDKSQDVSSSASSSSSSSSSSSSSSSSSSSSSSSSSSSSSSSSSSSSSSSSSSSSSSSSSSSSSSSSSSSSFSSPWPQHIACSTLHMRDSCPVSSGDQPIDYGENGELASGHNVVHLELHSIAQTTQLDPGGKREKPGSSPAHTSRASGEVEGPAVANGCRESPVLQTALSPEPSNLSSQEVTPCGSSQLSSTCPAKRKLLPAGEVMADSCSEDESLSPPAKKKRVLPCHPVPTACRSTDAKGAPFWNHLLPTAKSSSDCTAVGRRLKSGLRLKSRHLRTSLRRGTRSPAAPWATTTVSHALRGNFEESILKGCFAPSGRIEGFTAEIGASGSYCPQHVTLPVDVTYFDISEHSAPSPFLGVIDLEALGKKGYSVPKAGTIQVVSQLQVGEDLPS; the protein is encoded by the exons ATGCGGCACATCCACACAGAGACGTCTCTGACCCCAGAGCGCAGCACAGACCCCAGCCTGTCCCGGCCCAGTGGGGAGACACCCTTGGAGCCTTCCTCAGAGTGCTGCACGCACCGCAGCATCCTCATGGGCTACAATGAGACAGAGATCAAGCGCCAGAAGGTTTACCAGGTGTCCATCTTCTCCcatctctccagctcctctgagaGCACGGAGCAGCGGGCAGGCACCCGGACCGCTGTCAAGAGGGGATACCCTGAGCAGAGAACTCTGGAGGGGGGGCGAGATCCCAAACGAACTCACTGGGGTGACAGGGGCCTGGAtgggagccctgggcaggcttCTCTGGATGATGACGATACTTTCGAAGATGGTCTGCTGGTGGAGGAGCTCTCCCTTTGTGGCTCTGCCCAACACTTCTCCCATAGTGGGTTGCGGGTAGTGGAGCACCGTTGTGAGGGCAGCCCTAGCCACAGCCCCAAGGCAAGCAGAGAGGACAAGTCACAGGATGTCTCCtcctccgcctcctcctcctcctcctcctcctcctcctcctcttcctcctcttcctcctcttcctcctcttcctcctcttcctcctcttcctcctcttcctcctcctcctcctcttcctcctcctcttcctcctcctcttcctcctcctcttcctcctcctcttcctcctcctcttcctcctcctcttccttctcatcCCCCTGGCCCCAGCATATTGCTTGCAGTACTTTGCACATGAGAGACAGTTGCCCTGTCTCATCAGGGGATCAGCCGATAGACTATGGAGAGAATGGGGAGCTGGCAAGTGGCCACAATGTAGTTCACCTTGAATTGCACAGTATTGCACAAACAACCCAGCTGGACCCTggtgggaaaagagagaagccAGGGAGCAGCCCAGCTCACACCAGCAGAGCTAGCGGAGAAGTGGAAGGGCCAGCGGTGGCCAATGGGTGCAGGGAGTCCCCAGTTCTGCAGACAGCactcagccctgagcccagcaacCTGAGCTCGCAGGAGGTGACACcctgtgggagcagccagctTAGCAGCACCTGCCCAGCCAAAAGGAAGTTGCTGCCTGCTGGTGAGGTTATGGCTGACTCCTGCTCTGAGGATGAGAGCCTGTCCCCACCAGCAAAGAAGAAGAGGGTCCTGCCATGTCATCCTGTGCCCACAGCCTGCCGCAGCACTGATGCCAAGGGAGCTCCATTCTGGAATCACCTGCTTCCTACAGCCAAG AGCTCTTCAGATTGCACTGCAGTTGGGAGGAGGCTGAAGAGTGGGCTGCGCCTGAAATC GCGACATCTCCGGACCAGCCTCCGGAGGGGCACCAGGTCTCCCGCAGCACCCTGGGCCACCACCACTGTCAGCCATGCTCTGCGGGGCAACTTTGAG gAGTCCATCTTGAAGGGGTGCTTTGCACCATCGGGGAGGATCGAAGGTTTCACAGCAGAGATCGGTGCCAGTGGCTCCTACTGTCCCCAGCATGTCACCCTGCCTGTTGATGTCACCTACTTCGACATCTCTGAACACAGTGCACCTTCGCCTTTCCTG GGAGTGATTGACTTGGAGGCCTTGGGAAAGAAGGGTTACAGTGTCCCCAAAGCTGGAACCATCCAAGTG GTTTCACAGCTCCAAGTCGGGGAAGATCTACCTTCATGA